One window of the Leptospira koniambonensis genome contains the following:
- the tsaE gene encoding tRNA (adenosine(37)-N6)-threonylcarbamoyltransferase complex ATPase subunit type 1 TsaE produces the protein MLGRFENLTLDSIDIPVSKLAGILAAVWKEGKFPLLLLSGKMGSGKTTFVSKLVKALLDELKPGLDKSKLFVNSPTYTLMNEYPFPQIQNKSEDPLEIFHFDLYRIGSSEEIPDLGFEEYWNGKGISLIEWWEKAEPEFKDRKFRIKIDLAEADEDTRNLQIEFLGEEWRRSDLEIESFLSSEKIL, from the coding sequence ATGTTAGGACGGTTCGAAAATCTTACCTTAGATTCTATAGATATCCCTGTCTCAAAACTTGCAGGGATCCTTGCGGCAGTCTGGAAAGAAGGAAAGTTTCCCCTGCTTCTTCTTTCCGGAAAAATGGGCTCAGGCAAAACCACTTTCGTTTCTAAACTTGTAAAAGCTTTATTGGATGAATTAAAACCTGGATTGGATAAATCCAAACTATTTGTAAATTCTCCTACTTATACTTTGATGAATGAGTATCCGTTTCCTCAAATCCAAAACAAATCGGAAGATCCGTTAGAGATCTTTCATTTCGATCTGTATAGAATTGGTTCTTCGGAAGAAATTCCAGATCTTGGATTTGAAGAATATTGGAACGGTAAAGGGATTTCGCTAATAGAATGGTGGGAAAAAGCAGAGCCTGAATTTAAAGACAGAAAGTTCCGTATCAAGATCGATTTGGCAGAAGCAGACGAAGACACTCGTAATCTACAGATTGAGTTTTTGGGAGAAGAATGGAGAAGGTCCGATTTAGAGATCGAGTCCTTCTTAAGCTCGGAGAAAATACTATGA
- a CDS encoding LIC10025 family lipoprotein, whose protein sequence is MNIKISSCLSLLLVFPFFGCIKKNPHAADYFERYFKYQDFIQTEFKDDPVRGILYGNPEADSEEKFYKKDGYLALSFRLSESGGRFRKELSDSPLSVFPESPYSIFVKTEPTEFFTKPTYRITRTVEMISPEVSVFDIFPLIEESVQYLRKAEPNTILEHSPLQKFLCHQFDCEIKRENGELFLMYTLSERMKEQFPLAYKKWNKRLSQVAFRFQLFQPNGFSKGWEFYNEGKKIILGIPESPKGYWSSPKTLHLRTYMFINVFGLKIDIRGLGYTLKFSRSGNTDTVTGFYSKIPETTIGGRFLSIFPPGAVNFFIPGNMDEYAEGSFKLLVEGSDGKGGTRFENKTKRNGNKTKVLLTTESEIFRDRFLPFKSSDEDDEPSFFTELGKNIVLDLRGR, encoded by the coding sequence ATGAATATAAAGATCTCTTCCTGCCTTTCACTTTTGTTAGTCTTTCCCTTCTTTGGGTGTATAAAAAAGAATCCACATGCTGCCGATTACTTCGAAAGATATTTTAAATACCAAGATTTTATCCAAACTGAATTCAAAGACGATCCAGTTCGCGGGATTTTATACGGAAATCCAGAAGCAGATTCAGAGGAGAAGTTTTACAAGAAGGATGGGTATCTTGCTCTTTCCTTTCGGTTAAGCGAGAGTGGCGGCCGTTTCAGAAAAGAATTATCAGATTCTCCCCTTTCTGTATTTCCAGAGAGTCCTTATTCAATTTTTGTAAAAACAGAACCTACAGAATTTTTTACAAAGCCGACTTATAGGATCACTCGAACTGTTGAGATGATTTCCCCAGAAGTGAGTGTATTCGATATTTTTCCATTGATAGAAGAGTCCGTACAATATCTTCGCAAGGCAGAGCCGAATACAATTTTAGAACATTCTCCTCTTCAAAAATTTTTATGCCATCAATTTGATTGTGAGATTAAAAGAGAAAATGGTGAACTTTTTTTGATGTATACACTTTCAGAAAGAATGAAGGAACAATTCCCGCTAGCTTATAAAAAATGGAATAAACGTTTGAGTCAGGTTGCTTTTAGATTTCAGTTATTCCAACCAAACGGTTTTTCTAAAGGGTGGGAATTTTACAATGAAGGAAAAAAAATTATATTAGGAATTCCTGAATCTCCTAAGGGTTACTGGTCTTCTCCCAAAACTTTACATCTCAGAACTTATATGTTTATCAATGTTTTCGGGTTAAAGATAGATATTCGAGGGCTAGGATATACTCTTAAATTTAGTCGTTCTGGAAATACAGATACTGTCACAGGATTTTATAGTAAGATCCCTGAGACTACAATAGGTGGTAGATTTCTTTCTATCTTCCCTCCTGGTGCAGTGAATTTCTTCATCCCTGGAAATATGGACGAATATGCCGAAGGAAGTTTTAAACTTTTGGTAGAAGGGTCTGATGGTAAGGGTGGGACACGTTTCGAAAATAAAACCAAGCGTAACGGGAACAAAACCAAGGTTCTACTTACTACTGAATCTGAAATTTTCAGAGATCGTTTTCTTCCTTTCAAGTCGAGTGACGAAGATGATGAGCCTTCTTTTTTTACTGAGCTTGGAAAAAATATCGTATTAGATTTAAGAGGTAGATGA
- a CDS encoding urate hydroxylase PuuD: protein MEFTLFTTTNGLYYLVKYIHFLAGVTWIGMLYYFNFVQGPFFNETDADTKKNATQKLVPRALWWFRWGAMFTFLSGIAMIAIALGAQGIPHNSQWVVVILVGALFGTVMWANVWFVIWPNQKVVIAKAKGETTVDPAPNANRAFVASRTNTFFSIPMLFAMGAARNLPINYSPEKLRVFLGIMVLLIVIFEVNALRADQNGPTVKPIKTVKAVITSGVIFALVTYVLMEVLLTA from the coding sequence ATGGAATTTACCCTGTTTACCACCACGAACGGGCTTTATTACTTAGTTAAGTACATTCACTTTTTAGCTGGGGTAACCTGGATTGGAATGTTGTACTACTTTAACTTTGTACAAGGTCCTTTCTTCAACGAAACCGATGCGGATACAAAGAAGAACGCAACTCAGAAATTAGTTCCACGCGCATTATGGTGGTTCCGTTGGGGCGCTATGTTTACCTTCTTGTCCGGTATTGCGATGATCGCTATCGCACTCGGAGCGCAAGGCATTCCGCATAATTCCCAATGGGTAGTAGTAATTCTAGTAGGTGCACTTTTCGGAACGGTAATGTGGGCGAACGTTTGGTTCGTTATCTGGCCGAATCAAAAAGTTGTGATCGCGAAAGCTAAAGGAGAGACCACTGTGGATCCTGCTCCTAATGCAAACCGCGCTTTCGTAGCTTCTAGAACTAACACTTTCTTCTCTATTCCAATGTTATTTGCTATGGGAGCGGCTCGTAACCTTCCTATTAACTATAGCCCAGAGAAGTTAAGAGTTTTCCTTGGAATTATGGTACTTTTGATTGTGATCTTTGAAGTAAATGCTTTAAGAGCAGACCAAAACGGACCTACTGTTAAGCCAATCAAAACCGTAAAAGCAGTAATTACTAGCGGAGTGATCTTTGCTTTAGTTACTTATGTTCTGATGGAAGTTCTTTTAACTGCTTAA
- a CDS encoding ribonuclease R family protein, translated as MTQKKKMVKQIQTKKKTKENIEKIKGSTRSVPKESKDNDLRKKLREAKEKVAKKKKDHKSSRSTESEIFPVEKKAPRDHKDKKFDPPPPPSSPPKKEKEFKAPKFKKESKPESHVPAPKPKFYDRKSGSHDWERENEPGRKLLKFFRSNAGKVLSMQEIYSKFIAHAGQKKGFRREKWEAQEQKRSAEEVLIFFEKEGLIEIQKKNIIVRPNQTLSGTISLSKKGDGFVKLTTGTEVFVPGQYTSSAIQGDLVEILPTGIGRKGKLEGEVVSVLRRGRELYRMKVTEKDYKFIVGTFLDMEGDLKEGFLPRKTLLQDLQDEINIGDVLIVTLKQDSDHEKNLYEAHFVRFESDTKEDTDLMRMLMKYNYTILYPEEVKLEKLPDEVDESTVDNWNSRVDLRELKSITIDGEYSKDFDDAISFIDEGKKIRFYVHIADVSHYVQPGSDLDIEAYARATSVYLGSRVVPMLPPELSENLCSLVAKKNRLAFTVEMEADWSGTIFHAKFYKSIIKVEERYTYNRAEEEIKSGDPKNWIFQMMKFADILRKRRLNSGRVDLNLKENKVITDSEHNVVEIKPVDRLQAHILIEEFMLSANIKVAEYIRKKERPTLYRVHEPMDVEKLEMLNSFLSLNGVNAQLQDTNYESIRHVLQVIEGSPSERLFNISLLRSFMQAYYSGEYLGHWGLGFTDYCHFTSPIRRYPDLVCHRVLESILLSEQEPYSEEDIKIMGLHTSHEERKATDSERDYYKLKACRFLEKTGIKEFTATLVGFKAAVAFVELNNPPVEAIIPAIEFTDEGELQAETDFTFYSKKYTKQYSLGETFPVELDRIDFEEIKIYVKMKKFQKKG; from the coding sequence ATGACACAAAAAAAGAAAATGGTTAAACAAATACAAACAAAGAAGAAAACCAAAGAGAATATTGAAAAGATCAAAGGATCTACACGATCTGTTCCAAAAGAATCGAAAGATAATGATTTAAGAAAAAAACTCAGAGAAGCAAAGGAGAAGGTTGCTAAAAAGAAAAAAGATCATAAGTCTTCCCGCTCCACCGAGTCCGAAATCTTTCCGGTCGAAAAAAAAGCTCCGCGAGATCATAAAGATAAGAAATTCGATCCGCCTCCACCACCTTCTTCTCCGCCTAAAAAAGAAAAAGAATTTAAGGCTCCTAAGTTTAAGAAAGAATCCAAACCGGAATCACATGTTCCAGCACCAAAGCCCAAGTTCTATGATAGAAAATCAGGAAGTCATGATTGGGAAAGAGAAAATGAACCTGGCAGAAAACTTCTAAAATTTTTCCGTTCTAACGCTGGAAAGGTTCTCTCTATGCAAGAGATTTACTCTAAGTTCATTGCTCATGCAGGACAGAAAAAAGGTTTTAGAAGAGAAAAATGGGAAGCCCAAGAACAAAAACGTTCTGCGGAAGAAGTTTTAATATTCTTCGAAAAAGAAGGTCTGATTGAGATCCAAAAAAAGAATATCATCGTTCGTCCTAACCAAACTTTAAGCGGAACTATCTCTTTAAGTAAAAAGGGAGATGGTTTCGTAAAGCTGACTACAGGAACCGAGGTATTCGTTCCAGGTCAGTACACTTCTTCTGCAATACAAGGTGATCTTGTAGAAATTCTTCCTACAGGTATCGGCCGCAAAGGAAAGTTAGAAGGAGAAGTTGTCTCTGTTCTACGCAGAGGTCGTGAACTTTATAGAATGAAGGTCACTGAGAAGGATTATAAATTTATAGTCGGGACCTTCTTAGATATGGAAGGAGATTTGAAAGAAGGTTTCCTTCCCCGCAAAACATTACTCCAAGATCTGCAAGATGAGATCAATATCGGAGATGTTTTGATCGTTACCTTAAAGCAGGATTCTGATCACGAAAAAAATCTATACGAAGCTCACTTTGTTCGTTTTGAATCGGATACCAAAGAAGACACTGATCTGATGAGAATGCTTATGAAGTACAATTATACGATCCTCTATCCGGAAGAAGTAAAATTGGAAAAACTTCCAGATGAAGTGGATGAATCCACTGTCGACAATTGGAACTCCAGAGTGGACTTGAGAGAACTCAAATCCATCACGATAGATGGAGAATATTCCAAGGATTTTGACGATGCAATTTCCTTTATAGATGAAGGGAAGAAGATCCGATTTTACGTTCATATCGCAGACGTTTCTCATTATGTACAACCTGGTTCTGATCTGGATATAGAGGCTTACGCAAGAGCTACTTCTGTTTATTTGGGAAGTAGAGTTGTTCCTATGCTTCCACCTGAACTTTCTGAAAATCTTTGTAGTCTCGTAGCTAAGAAGAATCGACTGGCATTCACAGTAGAGATGGAAGCAGACTGGAGCGGGACAATCTTCCATGCTAAGTTTTATAAATCCATAATCAAAGTAGAAGAAAGATATACATATAATCGAGCAGAAGAAGAGATCAAATCTGGAGATCCTAAGAATTGGATTTTCCAGATGATGAAATTTGCAGATATTCTCAGAAAGAGAAGACTTAACTCTGGAAGAGTAGATCTAAATCTGAAAGAGAATAAAGTAATCACAGACTCAGAGCATAATGTAGTAGAGATCAAACCTGTGGATAGACTTCAGGCGCATATTTTGATCGAAGAATTTATGCTCTCTGCAAATATAAAAGTAGCAGAGTATATTCGCAAAAAAGAAAGACCTACTCTGTATCGTGTCCATGAACCAATGGATGTAGAAAAACTGGAGATGTTGAATTCATTCTTAAGCTTGAATGGAGTTAATGCTCAGCTGCAAGACACAAACTACGAGTCCATTCGACACGTTCTACAAGTGATTGAAGGAAGTCCTTCAGAGCGTTTGTTCAATATTTCTCTTTTGAGAAGTTTTATGCAGGCCTATTATTCGGGAGAATATCTGGGGCATTGGGGATTAGGTTTCACAGACTATTGTCATTTCACTTCTCCAATCCGTCGTTATCCTGACTTGGTTTGTCATAGAGTTTTAGAAAGTATCCTACTCTCTGAACAAGAGCCATATTCCGAGGAAGATATCAAAATAATGGGTCTTCATACTTCTCACGAAGAAAGAAAGGCAACTGATTCTGAAAGGGATTATTATAAACTCAAGGCTTGTAGGTTCTTAGAGAAAACAGGAATCAAAGAATTTACCGCAACTCTTGTAGGATTTAAAGCAGCAGTTGCATTTGTGGAATTGAATAATCCTCCAGTGGAAGCAATCATCCCTGCAATAGAATTCACAGACGAAGGTGAGTTACAAGCAGAGACAGACTTCACATTCTATTCTAAAAAATATACCAAACAATATTCATTAGGTGAAACATTCCCTGTTGAATTAGATAGAATTGATTTTGAAGAAATCAAAATTTACGTGAAGATGAAAAAATTCCAAAAGAAAGGATAG
- a CDS encoding inositol monophosphatase family protein: protein MESLAPPIDFPLEEVKKRVKSVQSVSGLILESARKLQKEIRVFGIVSDSEEKDRIHKADELMGKFLIDFIRQNFPNDSIISEDYFKHDGSNSFRWVLDPIDGSMNFVRGIPLYCVSVGLEHRETPVAGVVFAPELDTRYSAILSQGAFKNGLRIDVSNTDALARSLLVSSFPTNRKEILNEVISDITAFISCGRSMRRTGSFVLDTCWVAEGVLDGIWEKGVKLWDTVASSVILTEAGGKLTDFQGKHFLSGQAEVVASNGRIHKQIIDILRNVRLSIGRN from the coding sequence ATGGAATCCTTAGCACCTCCCATAGATTTCCCTCTTGAAGAAGTGAAGAAGAGAGTGAAATCAGTCCAATCCGTATCCGGGCTTATATTGGAATCCGCTCGTAAACTCCAAAAAGAGATCCGTGTTTTCGGGATCGTAAGTGACTCCGAAGAAAAAGACCGTATTCATAAAGCGGACGAATTGATGGGAAAATTCCTGATCGATTTTATCCGACAAAACTTTCCAAACGACTCAATCATCTCCGAAGATTATTTCAAACATGACGGAAGCAATTCTTTCCGTTGGGTTTTAGACCCTATCGACGGCTCTATGAACTTCGTAAGAGGAATCCCTCTTTATTGTGTGTCCGTTGGTTTAGAGCATAGAGAAACTCCAGTCGCTGGAGTTGTATTCGCACCTGAATTGGACACACGTTACTCTGCAATCTTAAGCCAAGGTGCATTCAAGAACGGACTCAGAATTGATGTCTCTAATACAGATGCACTTGCAAGATCTCTTTTGGTATCCAGCTTTCCTACAAACAGAAAGGAAATTTTGAACGAAGTTATCTCAGACATCACTGCATTTATCAGCTGCGGTAGATCCATGAGAAGGACAGGATCTTTTGTTTTAGATACTTGTTGGGTCGCAGAAGGTGTACTCGATGGGATCTGGGAGAAGGGTGTAAAACTCTGGGATACAGTAGCAAGCTCAGTGATCTTAACAGAAGCAGGCGGCAAACTTACTGACTTTCAAGGAAAACATTTCTTATCCGGCCAAGCAGAAGTAGTAGCTTCTAATGGAAGAATCCATAAGCAGATCATCGACATTCTTAGAAATGTTCGACTCTCCATCGGACGAAATTAA
- a CDS encoding LIC_10030 family protein, with the protein MKLSEVKELNRLLRNNSNGRNKTNSIYVDNLHTSFVEFEEKFILPSTSVFEIEFSAAEDFLKSILQYAPELVADSLVLPEPRPKRDIDRLFLIKPFYTEGEVFRENSPEVWREKLPPFAIVTSFHLMHLGGAPKEDIYAQASQGKTMSVYTKRAYFTVRVVPLDSLTILEGAIIDFTAKRYQESDFMVQISREPGEGIRHTYFGIFEEIDYSKQVNLIHESLGITPSDWTLGKIFAPLAVEYLTLTARFLDPSLDKIAKDFNSFHQVVDLLLRPGSMTLEESARNSFFAWLRSHKSERIISPSGNMAWKILRV; encoded by the coding sequence ATGAAGCTAAGTGAAGTTAAAGAATTAAATAGACTCTTACGAAATAATTCGAATGGGAGAAATAAGACGAATTCCATTTATGTGGATAATCTTCATACTTCCTTCGTTGAATTCGAAGAAAAATTTATTCTACCTTCTACTTCTGTTTTCGAAATAGAGTTTAGCGCTGCAGAAGATTTTCTCAAATCTATTCTGCAATATGCTCCTGAGTTAGTTGCAGATTCTCTTGTTCTTCCTGAACCCAGACCTAAAAGAGATATTGATCGTTTATTTCTGATCAAACCGTTTTACACAGAAGGAGAAGTCTTCAGAGAAAATTCTCCAGAAGTATGGAGAGAGAAACTTCCCCCATTTGCAATCGTTACCAGTTTTCACCTGATGCATCTTGGTGGAGCTCCCAAGGAAGATATATATGCACAAGCTTCTCAAGGAAAAACTATGTCCGTTTACACCAAGAGAGCTTACTTCACCGTTCGCGTAGTTCCCTTAGATTCACTTACAATTTTGGAAGGAGCAATCATAGATTTTACCGCTAAAAGATACCAAGAATCGGATTTTATGGTTCAAATTTCAAGAGAACCTGGCGAAGGGATTCGACATACATATTTCGGGATCTTTGAAGAGATCGATTATTCTAAACAAGTCAATCTTATCCATGAGTCTCTCGGGATCACTCCTTCAGATTGGACTCTAGGAAAAATATTCGCTCCTTTAGCGGTGGAATACCTTACTTTAACGGCCAGGTTTCTGGATCCTTCTCTAGACAAGATCGCAAAGGATTTTAATTCGTTTCACCAAGTTGTTGATCTTTTGTTAAGACCAGGCAGCATGACCTTAGAAGAATCTGCCCGAAATTCATTCTTCGCTTGGCTCCGATCTCATAAATCAGAGAGGATTATTTCCCCCTCGGGGAACATGGCTTGGAAAATTTTACGGGTATAA
- a CDS encoding Hsp33 family molecular chaperone HslO: MENHDIYHYGILPDVHFRFSSAEISYAVTAASNLHGFDDAGTELLARTMLAAFFLADLVKDDTKVSVQIRFYDDTEIHSVLAYSTRDGRLKATLRHRPEEDIESGQISEENLGILKVFRWKDGECIYQSIVPFRNQSFETNIENYLRDSEQVPSFLVAYIKLEGLHWRIKGLFLQALPEARPEHIDAVRELAGKLEEEKSKVYEGTVSQALEILQSSWNTKFEILATGRPEYRCDCSEEKIKELIQNLGKEEAMDIAEEQGQIEVTCEFCNSIYRFPKAEVLELF; the protein is encoded by the coding sequence ATGGAAAATCACGACATATACCATTATGGGATTCTTCCCGACGTTCACTTTCGTTTTTCCTCAGCCGAAATTTCTTACGCAGTAACCGCAGCATCTAACTTACATGGTTTCGATGACGCAGGTACGGAACTTCTGGCAAGGACAATGCTTGCCGCATTCTTCTTAGCAGATCTAGTAAAAGATGATACAAAGGTAAGTGTTCAAATCCGCTTTTATGATGATACTGAGATACACTCAGTTTTAGCTTATAGTACTCGTGACGGAAGACTAAAAGCAACCTTAAGACATCGCCCGGAAGAAGATATAGAATCTGGACAGATCTCTGAGGAAAATTTAGGAATTTTAAAAGTATTCCGTTGGAAAGACGGAGAATGTATTTATCAATCCATAGTTCCTTTTAGAAACCAAAGTTTCGAAACAAATATTGAAAACTATTTAAGAGACTCTGAGCAAGTCCCTTCTTTCTTAGTAGCTTATATTAAATTAGAAGGTTTGCATTGGAGGATCAAAGGTTTATTTTTACAAGCATTGCCGGAAGCAAGACCGGAACATATAGATGCAGTTAGAGAATTAGCCGGCAAACTAGAAGAGGAAAAATCCAAAGTTTACGAAGGAACTGTTTCTCAGGCATTAGAAATTTTGCAATCTTCTTGGAATACAAAATTCGAGATTTTGGCAACCGGAAGACCTGAATATAGATGTGATTGTTCCGAAGAGAAGATCAAAGAACTGATCCAAAATTTAGGAAAAGAAGAAGCAATGGATATTGCAGAAGAGCAAGGACAGATCGAAGTAACCTGCGAATTCTGTAATTCCATCTATAGATTTCCAAAGGCAGAGGTCTTAGAGTTATTTTAA
- a CDS encoding beta-galactosidase: protein MIFGADYYPEQWTPKDWEEDIRIMKDMGLTRVRLAEFSWALVEPKEGKFDFSFWKKMLDLFHKHKMDVILGTPTATFPPWLAKKYPDVLQVRDGVLRNIGTRRQACFSSPNYRKAVIRVVTKMAQTLGNHPAVIGWQIDNEIGHEGSDIDHSETSLKTFRLWLKSKYKTIQNLNDTWGNIFWGVMFNDWNEIPLPGPHVSAGFNPSMIQDFYRFHSDTIVDFVKLQSDIVRKFSPNRKLTTNLYPSPFLPVIDMSELFTHLDYVSWDNYPTWGDQEEPFPHPFISAMHQYNRGLKDLPFTVMEQISGFQGHDTLGYLPAPGQIQLWMKQAIVQGAEQIVFFRYRTARFGQEQLCYGILDHDKSLTDRYLELQKGISEILPEAKDFASEHFPADVAVLHDIENARNFKHQPISAGLKHSPVPFAQVGYDIEMATWFAGLNILNVNTHFLPISKADFSKYKVLVLPLYAMVDDSIVKKMEQFVREGGVLVLGYRSGLKDKNSWMLDSQVPGPFSEMAGVKVRKFEAVGNRNVKFRFRVLPGTCSKICEILEPTTAKVWARYSDNKKFYKGKPVITCNRFGKGSVVYVGASLSPISFMLLYRRTLKMAGIPFTFYGPSVERTFRKGKSKNYEIFINHSGKKALAGFKLLKPFEVRILPKTKK, encoded by the coding sequence ATGATTTTCGGAGCTGATTATTATCCTGAACAATGGACTCCCAAAGATTGGGAGGAAGACATTCGGATCATGAAGGACATGGGACTGACCAGAGTCCGTCTCGCAGAATTTTCCTGGGCATTAGTCGAACCTAAAGAAGGTAAATTCGATTTTTCTTTTTGGAAGAAGATGTTGGATCTCTTTCATAAACATAAAATGGATGTGATCCTAGGAACTCCAACAGCAACATTCCCACCTTGGCTTGCTAAAAAATACCCTGATGTTCTCCAAGTGAGAGATGGGGTTTTAAGAAATATAGGAACAAGAAGACAGGCATGTTTTTCTTCTCCGAATTATAGAAAAGCAGTGATTCGGGTCGTGACTAAGATGGCCCAAACATTAGGAAATCATCCAGCTGTAATCGGTTGGCAGATAGACAATGAGATCGGTCACGAAGGGTCAGACATAGATCATTCAGAAACTTCTCTCAAAACATTTCGTCTTTGGTTGAAATCAAAATATAAAACGATCCAAAATCTAAATGATACTTGGGGAAATATTTTTTGGGGAGTGATGTTCAACGATTGGAATGAGATCCCTCTTCCAGGTCCTCATGTGAGTGCAGGATTTAATCCTTCTATGATCCAAGACTTTTACAGATTCCATTCAGATACGATTGTGGACTTTGTAAAATTGCAGTCTGATATTGTTAGAAAGTTTTCTCCTAACAGAAAGCTGACTACGAATTTATATCCTAGTCCTTTTCTTCCTGTGATTGATATGAGCGAATTATTCACTCATTTAGATTACGTTTCTTGGGATAATTATCCTACCTGGGGAGACCAAGAAGAACCTTTCCCTCATCCATTTATCTCAGCGATGCATCAGTACAATCGAGGATTGAAAGATCTTCCTTTCACCGTGATGGAACAAATTTCAGGATTCCAAGGACATGATACCTTAGGTTATCTTCCTGCTCCAGGTCAAATACAACTTTGGATGAAACAAGCAATCGTCCAAGGTGCAGAACAAATTGTATTTTTCAGATATAGAACTGCAAGATTCGGACAAGAACAACTTTGTTATGGAATTTTAGATCACGACAAATCACTGACTGATAGATACTTGGAATTGCAAAAAGGGATCTCTGAGATCTTACCTGAAGCCAAAGATTTTGCTTCGGAACATTTTCCTGCAGATGTAGCTGTTCTCCATGATATTGAGAATGCTAGGAATTTTAAACACCAACCTATCTCTGCCGGTTTAAAACATAGCCCTGTTCCATTTGCTCAAGTTGGCTACGATATTGAGATGGCGACTTGGTTTGCAGGTCTGAATATTCTAAATGTAAACACACATTTCTTACCTATCTCCAAAGCAGACTTTTCCAAGTATAAGGTTTTGGTACTTCCTCTCTATGCAATGGTAGATGATTCCATTGTTAAAAAAATGGAGCAATTCGTTAGAGAGGGAGGTGTTTTAGTTTTAGGATATAGATCAGGATTGAAGGACAAAAATTCCTGGATGTTAGATTCTCAGGTGCCTGGTCCATTCTCCGAAATGGCAGGGGTTAAAGTGAGAAAGTTTGAAGCAGTGGGAAATCGAAACGTTAAGTTCCGATTCAGGGTTTTACCGGGAACCTGCTCCAAAATTTGTGAGATCTTAGAACCTACTACGGCCAAGGTTTGGGCAAGATATTCTGATAATAAGAAATTTTATAAAGGAAAACCTGTCATAACTTGTAATCGATTCGGAAAAGGATCTGTCGTATACGTTGGAGCGAGTCTGAGTCCGATCTCGTTTATGTTATTATATAGAAGAACCTTAAAAATGGCAGGCATTCCTTTTACTTTTTACGGCCCATCAGTGGAGCGTACTTTTAGAAAAGGAAAGTCCAAAAACTACGAAATTTTTATCAATCATTCCGGTAAGAAGGCTCTTGCCGGTTTCAAGCTACTCAAACCATTTGAGGTGAGGATCCTGCCTAAAACGAAAAAATGA
- a CDS encoding c-type cytochrome — translation MNPFQINRSGSEKGGNHRLSFFSFLLLAIFAATFSLCKESKPLSPEAEAGRGLYMANCLACHNANPKLDGAVGPSVANSSYELLEARMRGEYPPGYVPKRQSTAMTRFNFTEAQIKSLEEFLKQ, via the coding sequence ATGAACCCATTCCAAATCAATCGGAGTGGAAGCGAGAAGGGCGGTAATCACCGCCTTTCTTTTTTTAGCTTTCTACTCTTAGCTATTTTCGCAGCAACATTCTCTTTATGTAAAGAATCTAAACCTCTTTCTCCAGAAGCAGAAGCTGGTAGAGGATTGTATATGGCAAACTGTCTAGCTTGTCATAATGCTAATCCAAAACTGGATGGGGCTGTTGGACCTTCTGTGGCAAATTCTTCTTATGAATTATTAGAAGCAAGAATGAGAGGAGAATATCCTCCTGGATATGTTCCTAAACGCCAAAGTACTGCGATGACCCGGTTTAATTTTACTGAAGCTCAGATAAAATCTTTAGAAGAGTTTTTGAAGCAGTAA
- the tsaB gene encoding tRNA (adenosine(37)-N6)-threonylcarbamoyltransferase complex dimerization subunit type 1 TsaB — protein sequence MTKILFFDATNTWILVGCYLKTENGKLEKLSEHRELHNRESSLLLIKEISNCLKVSNWEKPDIIVTTTGPGSFTGIRISVATARNFSQIWNIPVLGIDSLELYSCQYYAESESPVCVGIEAKQGKVYFGLRDSRGYWGTIDIAPDLIPETIPEDRIGSYLTGIKFSDSPEFFAGTNMKENLPSSEAIILEKSSEIKKALAKPEDHSYLHLVPNYLRGTYADDKPKVYYT from the coding sequence ATGACAAAAATATTATTCTTCGATGCTACCAACACTTGGATCTTAGTAGGCTGTTATCTTAAAACGGAAAATGGCAAATTAGAAAAACTTTCCGAACATAGAGAATTGCATAATAGAGAATCTTCTCTCTTGCTTATTAAAGAAATTTCTAATTGTTTGAAGGTTTCTAATTGGGAAAAACCTGATATAATAGTAACTACTACTGGCCCTGGGTCTTTTACTGGGATCAGGATATCGGTGGCGACTGCTCGGAATTTTTCACAGATCTGGAATATTCCGGTTTTGGGAATTGATAGTTTAGAATTGTACTCCTGCCAATATTATGCGGAATCAGAATCTCCCGTTTGTGTAGGAATAGAAGCGAAACAAGGAAAAGTATATTTCGGTCTAAGAGACTCCAGAGGTTATTGGGGAACAATAGACATTGCTCCGGATTTGATTCCGGAAACCATCCCGGAAGATAGGATAGGCTCTTATCTTACTGGAATTAAGTTCAGTGACTCTCCCGAATTTTTTGCGGGAACAAATATGAAAGAAAATCTTCCCTCGTCGGAAGCGATTATATTAGAGAAGTCCAGCGAGATCAAAAAGGCATTAGCAAAACCAGAAGATCATTCGTATTTGCATTTGGTTCCGAATTATCTGAGAGGAACTTACGCTGATGATAAGCCTAAGGTATATTATACATGA